Part of the Onthophagus taurus isolate NC chromosome 11, IU_Otau_3.0, whole genome shotgun sequence genome is shown below.
TGTTTGAAGTTTCGGAAAAATACATATTAGTCATATttgttgtttcatttttttaatatgattaataaattgatatgGCGAAAAGTTGTTGGAATATTTAAAGTATTTCGATAATCTAGATTAGATTAAGGTTTTTCTGTGgcaataaaaatgtacttaCAGTCAATGAATTacataatcttttaaattccAGGAATATCCGAGATAATTATTGGTTTTAGTTTGAGTCATCACTATtaggtaattaaaaaaatcagcaAATGTATTCagatttttaatagaaattgcAGATTATGcagtttttatgattatttaagaatgatgtttattttttctctttgAAGTGTACCAAAAATAAGCACAAAGTTTAGAATATATCCAGACAACTTCAAATAAACCAAACTAATTTCGTAAATACCTCAACAATTCAGAAAGAAATTACATCTAAACTTCAATTATTATCCCCAAATTACTAAAAACTTCATCAAAACGTCATATTTTAATCGAcaatttaataccaacctcaaaaacaagtataaaattaaacccAATCCATGAAACTTCATTGAAACCTTAATTTTGAGCcttgaaatttaatattaataaagaaaacttcatcgAATTGTCGCTAAAGTTAAGAATATGAACGAAActgtaatttttattcaatgaAGTCAATCTCTATCCATGAAACTTCATGAAAAGCTTATATTTCTATAGGAAATTGAACTTCAACCTTAAAAACTTCATAAAATCATTGCCAAATTTCATAACATCGCCGCAATTTgagaataatacaaaaagctTCACATAAACGAAGAGCAAACTCATGAAACTTCATCAAAACCTTAATTTTGACTACAGAAATTCTAACATTAATGCAGAACTTCATTGATATCTGAAATTTTGACCAAATCTATATAAGATCAAACCTAAGCTATGGAACTTCATTTTGagctttaaaatttaatattaataaagaaaacttcatttaTATCCTAAATTTGAATAGAAAATTCAGTATAAACCAAATGAAATCACGCTCAACTGGTAAAACTTcctcaaaaacataattttgacCACAAAAATCTTAACATTACTGCAGAACTTCATTTATAACTCAAATTTTGACCGAaaatttaataccaacctaaggAACAAGTATAAGATCAACCTTAATCTATGAAACTtcatttatatcttaaattttaatggaaaattcAGTATAAACGAAGGAAATTTAACTTCAAccttaaaaactttaataaatcattgcCAAATACAATAACATCTCCGCAATGTGAGGTTGTACCAAAAATGTTGAACATTAaacgaaaatacaaaaaactttatataaaCGAAGAGTAAAGTCAAGAAACTTCATcaaaaccttaatttttaccACACACACaaacaaagaaaacttcattaaAACCACAAGTTGTAGCATAAAATTTAGTATGAATTGCAGAAACTTCAATGAAGTCGATCTTAATCCATGAAACTTCgtcaaaatcttaattttggtCACAGAAATTTGATCGTTAATGCAGAACTTCATTGATGTCTCAAATTTTGaccaaaaatttaatactaaCCTAAGGAACATTTATAAGATAAAACTTAATCCATGAAACTTCATAGATACCTTAATTTTGAGCTTTGAAATTTAACATTAGTAAaaaaaacttcattaatatgTTAAATTTGAATAGAAAATTCAGTGTAAACGAAGTTAATTTCAATGAAATCACGCTCAATCCGTGAAACTTCATCAAAACCATAATTTTGGTCACAGAAATCCTAACATTAATGCAGAACTTCATTGATAACTCAAATTTGGACTGAaaatttaataccaacctatgTAAGAATTATAAGATCAAACCTAATCTATGAAACTTCAACGTTTCAAcgtcaaaaacataattttgacCACAGAAATCCTAACATTAATGCAGAACTTCATTGATACCTCAAATTTGAATACGAAATTTAGTATGAACTAACAGAACTTCAATGAAGTCAATCCAGGAAACTTTATCAAAAAcgcttaatttttaacaaaaaattaatattaacctAAGAAACTTCATCAAATTGTGGCTAAATTTAAGAATATGACCGAAActgtaatttttattcactGAAGACAATCTCTAGCCATGAAACTTCATGAAAAACTtatatttctataaaaaatttaatttcaacctTAAAAAACTTCATTAAATCATTGCCAAATTTAGTAACATCTCCGCAATTTGAggttgtatcaaaaatttcaataattcctcaaatttttaCTGAAAAATTAAGTATAATACAAAGAACTTCATATAAATGAAGAGAAACTTCATCAAAACCTTAATTTTGACCACAGAAATTTAAcactaaaaaagaaatctttattaaaaccaCCACTTGTAGCAGAAAATTTAGTGTAATTGCAGAAACTTCAATGACGTCAATCTTAATCCATGAAACTTCgtcaaaatcttaattttccACTGGATATTTAACATCAACTTCCTTAAAACTTTGCCAAATTTAATGACATCGCCGAAATTTCATTTCgtcaagaaaatatttaacataaaTCGAAGAAACCTTATCAAAAGTTGCAATTTcatttaaaccaaaattgtagcaaaaaatttagtaTGAAATACAGAAAGTTTAATGAAGTCAATCTTAACACATGAAACTTCATCAAAATCTTGGATGTTTAACATCAACTTTAACAACTTGCTGTCCAAACTTAAtgttttttcgaaatttcagTTTGTGTTGTAAATATTTACcataaatcgaaaaaaattctataaatCCTCAAGTTTTAGCCAAATCACACAAGAAACTTCATTaaaataagtacgaaggctatCACGGCCGgagttaattgaactaaaattagaactaaaactagaactaacactagaaactttcgaaaACTCgaacttcgaaccagtttctgaagaaatCTAATCAAGTTCAAGAAATGTAAACGAATTctcttcatttttaattaacagaAACTTCAATAATTCCCACTTCATGAACTTAacatgaattaattaattcgtaTCATGAAGTATCACATTAAACTGAACTTCACCTCAAATTATAGCTGAAAGTTTATATTAATCAAAGAAACTTGGTTGAAACCGATCCAACTTCATCAAAATCATGATTTTGTTTGGGAACCAAAAAActttcatttcaatttaacCAAATACATcgtcaataaaatttaaatataaccaCAAAGTTTATCTAGTTTACCTTGAATCTATGACCTTCAAGGCTTGCTGCAAGCAACCTTGGCCTTGAGATTAAAGATAAACTTTATCACCATGGTGATAATGAAGAAagtttaacataacctaaattttaaatcaattagtataactctttttttttttaattttaggtgATCGATAGATCTCATCGGTGAATACATCGATAAAGAAGATAAATTAGGAAAAGAAATAGTCCGTTTAGGGGGAGAGAGAGAGTTTTAGTTAGAGGGATAGTGGGTGGGTCGGTGCGGAAGGCGATATTTCGGGACGCGTAAGTAAACCCACCACGACGGAGTGCCCCAGGCAGCAGGGGCCACAAGCTCGTGTTTCGGGGAAGGACGTGGTTCCCCCCGCCAAGCGACGCTGGGTCCCCCCTTCTACTTTGCGCCATCAAGATGCAAACAGTACGCCGGAGAGTCGTAACGACATCGTCTTCAGGAAGGTGCGCGGCATCCTCAACAAGCTCACTCCCGAGAAATTTCAGAAGCTGAGCGATGACCTGTTGCGCATCGAGCTGAGCTCGAGCGTTATTTTAAAGGGTGTCATTCTGTTGATTTTCGACAAGGCCCTCGACGAGCCCAAGTACTCGTCTATGTACGCACAGTTGTGCAAGAGGCTGTCTGAGGAAGCACCTAATTTCGAACCGGCTAACAGACCGTGCACCTTCCGTGTCTTACTGCTTAACAAGTGTAAGGCCGAATTTGAGAATCGAGCCGCCACTCTTGACCAGTACGGACATGGCGATAACACTCTCGAAGAGGAAGAACGTCGGCAACTCGCCAAACGGAAAATGCTTGGTAACATCAAGTTTATCGGAGAACTTGGCAAACTGGAAATACTTGCGGAAGGGATTCTTCACAGGTGTATACAAGAACTTCTTATTACAAGAAAAGGTGACGACCCATCGGAAGACTTGGAATGCCTCTGTCAAATATTACGCACTTGCGGCCGAATCTTGGACACAAACAAGGGCAAAGGGCTGATGGACCAGTACTTTGAACGGATGGCGCTTCTCGCCGAGAACCAGGAACTCGCACCGAGGATTCGTTTCATGCTGAAAGACGTGATCGATCTGCGGCAAAACGAGTGGGTGCCGCGCAAAGCGACTATCGTCGAGGGCCCGATGCCGATACACCAGATTCGGCCGACAGAGGACGACCGAGTCGGCTTCCGTAGGGACCGCAACCAAGATTACCGCTCCGATATTGACCGTTCCGGTGGACACGACATCTTCTGGAACCCGATGAAGCTGCGTAGCGGCATCGACGAGATGCTGATGAATATCAGCACGTCCGGAACCAATCTTATCCCATCCTTCGGATCGAACGGATTCGGCGGACAGAGGGACTCTGGTGGTTATAGAAGCCACAATAATCAACGAAGCGGCTACAATAACTATAATAATCAACGCGGTCAATACAAACATAACCAGAACAATACCAACTCACAATACAATAATCGTAAGTTTATTCACCCTAAAagttttatgtaataatattattatttcgcAATTAGAATCTAGTAAGGATATAGCaccaagatttaagaaaaacttTATAATGACCCACAACTTTGGAGAGTTAGAACTTCGTCCAGCATCTTACTCACTCTCCaataaaccaataaaaaattcgaataatgTCATAAATAACACACGTCCCATCGATCCTTTACCACAAAGTACACCAAAACAAGCGCCTGCACCTCTTTTAAAAGAGGTCCCAATCAAACAAGTATCTACTGAAAAACCTAAACAGGCTAAAAAAGATaaggtaataatttttttttcattaaggcccacttttaccacctcttgataaatttatctgatagataaatccagctcttagccaatgagagtgcttaaaaccgccgtaaccatggcaactatcctctagatataatttttcttcttccaaTTGTTAGTAACACATTTCAAACTCTttgtgaatttttttctttggatttaaattaatacatgtCTATAAATTTAGTATGACGTTTCGAGCATAATATTCGCCCATCGTCAAGTACTTAATACATTTAACATCAAATTACTATAACCTATCTCGTTATcttaactaaaatttaaacaacatacaacacaaaaattctttaagacaaacaacatcaaaatctaagtataaaaatataataggTAAATGGGTTTTCATCCATATTGGTATATTAtatgtgtttttttaaaaaataaacaatgtttatactccaatatattttataaatttattaattctaccggtttcggcctAGACCATCGTCAGGAGTCTCGTTGTATAAGGTTGAGGTTAGGAAACACATTCAAATTTACATtcaattatattcaaattttgatatatcatTAATGGACtgtaaaatgaaatagaaTGATGTATTGAAATAGATGTATATCGAAAGTTTTAACAATTATTGGATTACCTAAACTTAGAAAACGAGATTCTcgtttatacagggtggttcagtttttaatcgggaaactttactaggacgtagtacttgccaaaataacagaagtttttttatataaacgtagggtcgcaactcttttgttttcgagctatgtgctgtcaaagttgagccaaaaatttacattttatcttttatttcggaTATAAGTAAACcatagaatttgaaattttgtatgtaggtactactggttaataccttattttcaaccataccttaaacttccctagcgccctctaaagggatgaaattcacaacccctttcatttttttcataacaactttttaacgtcatggaatattaacataaaaaaatatgggttgtaaagcttattctttagttttacttttttgtctcttcaattttttccttaaagataatagttttagcgtaaaaaaataaaatatggtaCATTGTACTGTAAAGCGctgctattattaaaaaaaaattttctttatagcaGGCTATGGAAGTTGTGCACTTACTAGGATCTAGTATTAActaaataacaccaattaattgtgattttcataagataaaccataaataagattaatGCCTATCTGAACAaattacgttgttttaaacaatattaaaaaattgatactctTGCTTAATAacagttaaaaattattaattatcatcAACAATTATAAGGATTCACTGTAAATGAAACTTACAAGTTCTCAGAgccaacttttagaataattttagctAAACATGGCGGCACATAGCGGTACATGgcacgatattttattttattacacggaaattattaactttaaggaaaatactaaagagacaaaaaggtatcattaaagaaaaagctttacaacgcatatttttttatgttaatattcgatagcgttaaaaagttcttataaaaaGAATCAAGGGGGTGGTAAATTTtatccccttagagggcgctggGGAAATTTAAGGTATGCTAGAAAATAAGGtgttaaccagtagtacacacgtacaaaatttcaaattctacggtttaCTTACAGCCGAAATACAAAACGAAATGTAAATCTTTGGCTGAACTACCCTGtgtatcaaaatttgaatataattgaATGTACATTTGAATGTGTTTCCTAACCTCAACCTTATACAACGAGACTCCTGACGATGGTCTAGGCCGAAACCCGTagagttaataaatttataaaatatattggagtataaacattgtttattttttaaaaaaacatataaaaatataacattttactttttttacgTACCATCAATTgagtatttattgttttttattttaattttaattcatttattacaTGTGGAAACTTCTTATGTTGGAGTTGTGTTTCATATTGAATTTAACCATGCGGTTTGGTTTTCATGTAAAAGTCGTCGAAAATGTCGAAGAAAATCTGTTCTTGATTGTATTATACCTCTACTCCTCTGCATGTctctaatttttataatttttgatttctcaTGTTAAATAGATAACTCATCTATTATTATGGCATACAGAGTACCTATTTTTCCCGTATCTGATTTGAATTTActgttttgtttatatttttttgttataaatattgcTTCTACATTTTTCCTATTAAATGTAGTTTTTTCGCTACTTAAAATCTttggtttttcaaaattaaaatggtgcTGACTTTTTATTGCATGTTGGCACAATGctgttttatttgttgttttcaaaCTTGTTACATCATATTGgtgttgttttaaatgtttgtGCAGATGTTGTTTTGATTCTCCTacgtaaaatttgttacagtCCTCACATTCGAGTTgataaattgtatttattttatccatAGGTTTTATTTTGTCTTTCATATTAGTCatcaaattttgtaatttatttcgaTTATATTGTgcgaattttatttcatttatctcatactttttaaaaaattttgttattttatcaGTTATTTTAGGtatatatttgattttatgatattttatttgagtAACATTGTCTATTTTTACTTGTTGTGTATTGTCATTCTCGGTTGGTTGTGTGTtgttctttttcttattttcattCATGTAATTTGTAATCAAAGTTGTTTCTTGTTTGTTtcttattatcaatttttatgtttctctctCGTAAATTATATTGATGATTCTTTTTGGTAGTTGGTTTATTATTGGTGTTATTTATATTGATGTTAAAGCGATCAACGCTTtgcttttcaattttattatacagggtgattcaaaaaaccgctgacagacttctagagtagataatacacgaaaaattaagatgaatagtccTAAaatacatggggtcgcaaatgccttGTTGGCGAAATATAGCggatcaaagtttctttaaaattaaacattatctgctataaaaagcacttttttaaaaatattgtctacgcCATTGCTCTCTactcgtgtaaagtgatcaattatctatcaattggtctcttacaaaactttgatcaaagcaatagtttttaagaaaaacacgtttgtagaaaatttgttaattcaatcgaaaactgttgctttaatcaaagttttgtaagagacaaattgatagataattgatcactttacacgaaaatactgcccgtttgacaaaattagtagtggagttgaaaatatttttaaaaaagggttttttattgcagataatatttaattttaaagaaactttggtCCACTgtatctcgttaaggaggcatttgcgaccccatgtatattaagattATTCATCTTAATTCTTGATGTATGTATTACctactctagaagtctgtcagcggttttttgaatcaccctgtatattttataccAAGTTGTATTTATTAACATCTTACGATAATCATTTTctatcaaaatatcaaaaatttttgtgtttatatcTCTAATGAATGGTTTATCAGTTAATGTTATAGCTCTCCTAATTAAGTTCTCCATGGTATTCAAAATTTGTGATTTTGGATGATTACTCAAGTAATGTAATGTCTTATTGCttgatatttcttttttataccaagatgtgtatattttattatcactaTCATTTATCATCATTTTCAAATCTAAAAAAGGTTGGTTTTTGCAGTGTGAATTtcaatttatcatttatttatttttctctgttatttattatcaatacATCATCTATATATTTTACTAATAGTTTTGGTTTGATATCTGTTTTTTTCAACTgtgtttcaattaatttatttaacactATTCCACTTATTGTTAGATTCACACTAAGGTTTGATCCCATTGGAAGTCCAaatgtttgtttataaaaattgtcattgtatttaaaataattgttaaatgtTCATAGTTTTATCCCTTCTATGaacaatcttttatttttgattggTGTGTGATCTTGTGTTTTTTGccaattttcttctataacatTTATCATAAGATTTAATGGGATATTTGTGAATAGAGATTGTACATCAAAACTCactatatcatttttattaacatttgttaattgtaaatcttttaattttgattttaattcaattacatTTCTTATATCTTcgatttattaagaaatattgaTAAGTGATTACCATGGGAAtcgatattatttataatttaacgtAATGGATGACTTTCTTTATGAGCTTTTAATAATCCATGTATTCTTGGTGTAATATAATGTGTAGGGGCCAGCCCTAACTTTAggtttttgtttatatatccatgtttttccaatatttttaaataatcatttagTTTATTGACTAAATCGCGTCCAGGGTCTATTCTAGTTGTTTTGTATGTGTTTTTGTCATCTAAGAgagcatttaattttttatcataatctgatttataaaaaaggctATTTGTTTAGTTTTATCAAGTTTAAGTATTACTATGTTGCTTTAAGAATAATCTTAAAGATACTATGTCTTTATATAAATTAGCATGAAACTTTGTTGTTAATGTATTTTTGTTATGTATACATCTTTTATTGTatctgtttaaaaaattggatatttcattaattattcttttctATGTCagttatcattattttttgtcATTATTTGAGTCATAACAGAAATTTTCTCCCAATgacaataaattttgtatgttTATTGGAATATTTATATCTGTCAAATTAATTATCCTATTTTTCTCATATAATTTCATGTAATTGCCACAATAATTTATCTATTTAACAtgagaaatcaaaaattataaaaattagagACAATGCGGAGGAGTAGAGGTATAATACAATCAAAAACAGGTTTTCTTCGACATTTTCGACGACTTTTACATGAAAACCAAACCGCCGAGTTTGAAATGTGTTACTAAtactctagatagtttatcaggaggatggtaaagGTGGGCTTAAGTCAATTGaactaattttgtttatttcaataaataggGTCCAAGTAAAGATGAAGTAATCAAGAAATATATGtcattaatagaaaattatttaaaaggtGACACATCCCTCGAAGATACAATCAGTaattacaaagaaaacaaAGTGCCCGATAAGTTCCTTAAAGAAGCAATTACAAACAGTTTCAAATTATCATTAGATAAAACAGACGATGATCGTACGAAACTAATAAAACTGTACGCCGCCTTAAGACAAGATAACAACATCGGGAACACCGTAATTCACGACGCTTTTAAAACACTTTGTAACGGCCTTGATGAGTGCGAAAACGAACTGACTCAAATAATGAGTTCGGTGGCTGTTATATTTTCTGCCGCCGTTGCGGAACGAGTCGCCTCATTATCAGATATAGCTAATTTGACGGATAACGGCGTGCATTATCCGCTTTTTGTACTCGTATTGCAAGAACTTTACAAAACGAAGGGTCAAACGGAGTTATACGAATTGTTTACAAACAGCAAAGTACAACTTTTATCGCAATTACCGGAAAACGATCGGACGAAAGAGCGATTGGCGGAAGTACTCGAGGAACGTGATTTAACGTTTCTTTATCCGCTCGTTCGGATACAAGCCGAGTTATCCAAACAGTTACAAGTCGATCCTAATCCTCAGGTCTTTTATAAATGGATTAAGGAAAACGTTGATTCTGTTAATTATACTAATCCCGGATTTATTAATGCACTTATGACTGTTTTGCTCAAGTATATTTCAcaggtaaataaaattattttttgttaattttttaatttataatagttatttaatcAACAAGTGTATTAATGAAGGCGATTAATTATCGGGATAATTAATCGCATTTTAATATACAAGttagttacaatatttttccgtcttttcaacaaaatagagaaaatccATCGTTGAAAAATCACCCAGTTCTATCACTGGCAAACTTTAAGAAAGTCCGACCGAACTAATATAGTAGTCAATTTAGTAAATATTCTCGAATGAAATCTGTAATACCGACCCAACCGACCACTATATCTATTCGGTA
Proteins encoded:
- the LOC111413309 gene encoding eukaryotic translation initiation factor 4 gamma 2, yielding MYAQLCKRLSEEAPNFEPANRPCTFRVLLLNKCKAEFENRAATLDQYGHGDNTLEEEERRQLAKRKMLGNIKFIGELGKLEILAEGILHRCIQELLITRKGDDPSEDLECLCQILRTCGRILDTNKGKGLMDQYFERMALLAENQELAPRIRFMLKDVIDLRQNEWVPRKATIVEGPMPIHQIRPTEDDRVGFRRDRNQDYRSDIDRSGGHDIFWNPMKLRSGIDEMLMNISTSGTNLIPSFGSNGFGGQRDSGGYRSHNNQRSGYNNYNNQRGQYKHNQNNTNSQYNNQSSKDIAPRFKKNFIMTHNFGELELRPASYSLSNKPIKNSNNVINNTRPIDPLPQSTPKQAPAPLLKEVPIKQVSTEKPKQAKKDKGPSKDEVIKKYMSLIENYLKGDTSLEDTISNYKENKVPDKFLKEAITNSFKLSLDKTDDDRTKLIKLYAALRQDNNIGNTVIHDAFKTLCNGLDECENELTQIMSSVAVIFSAAVAERVASLSDIANLTDNGVHYPLFVLVLQELYKTKGQTELYELFTNSKVQLLSQLPENDRTKERLAEVLEERDLTFLYPLVRIQAELSKQLQVDPNPQVFYKWIKENVDSVNYTNPGFINALMTVLLKYISQEAIATPLEDDKTAADVERGLLEKYQPILHSFLHEHLNLQLIAIYSLQVHFFSLGFPRGQILRWFMALYDLEIVEEEAFLNWKEDVTDAYPGKGNALFQVNSWLTWLQEAESEEEEEGDE